The following are encoded in a window of Procambarus clarkii isolate CNS0578487 chromosome 33, FALCON_Pclarkii_2.0, whole genome shotgun sequence genomic DNA:
- the LOC138370782 gene encoding uncharacterized protein, whose protein sequence is MYSSSSERLGELRYSDYELRYSDYELWYSDYELRYSDYELRYSDYELRYSDYELRYSDYELRYSDYELRYSDYELWYSDYELRYSDYELRYSDFELRYSDYELRYSDYELRYSDYELRYSDYELRYSDYELRYSDYELRYSDYELRYSDYELRYSDYELRYSDYELRYSDYELRYSDYELRYSDYELRYSDYELRYSNHSQQKRVDG, encoded by the exons ATGTACAGCTCATCATCAGAACGCCTTGGCGAA CTGCGGTACAGCGACTACGAGCTGCGGTACAGCGACTACGAGCTGTGGTACAGCGACTACGAGCTGCGGTACAGCGACTACGAGCTGCGGTACAGCGACTACGAGCTGCGGTACAGCGACTACGAGCTGCGGTACAGCGACTACGAGCTGCGGTACAGCGACTACGAGCTGAGGTACAGCGACTACGAGCTGTGGTACAGCGACTACGAGCTGCGGTACAGCGACTACGAGCTGCGGTACAGCGACTTCGAGCTGCGGTACAGCGACTACGAGCTGCGGTACAGCGACTACGAGCTGCGGTACAGCGACTACGAGCTGCGGTACAGCGACTACGAGCTGCGGTACAGCGACTACGAGCTGCGGTACAGCGACTACGAGCTGCGGTACAGCGACTACGAGCTGCGGTACAGCGACTACGAGCTGCGGTACAGCGACTACGAGCTGCGGTACAGCGACTACGAGCTGCGGTACAGCGACTACGAGCTGCGGTACAGCGACTACGAGCTGCGGTACAGCGACTACGAGCTGCGGTACAGCGACTACGAGCTGCGGTACAGCAACCATTCACAACAGAAGCGTGTAGACGGGTGA